AACAAGGAAAATGCGTCACATAAATTTCAGCATCATCTGTTTTCACACCAAATTTAGCACACTGTAGTAAGGCATTCATTTCCGCATGAATAGTGCGAACGCAATGATTATCAATAACATAGCAGCCCTCGTCTATACAATGTACACCGCCTTTAATTGAACCGTTATATCCACCCGCAATAATTCGTTTATCACGGACAATTGTCGCACCTACTGCAAGCCTTGTACATGTGCTTCGCAGCGACAATAAATGACTTTGCGTCATAAAATATTGATCCCAAGAAATTCGTTCCATATTTTCACCTACTTCTTTCTCTACTTGTAGTGTAGCGAAAGAAGAAAAACTTCGTCAATCTTTTATGGAATAATTATTTGTTCTTTTATTTTTTCTAGCGATTTCACCCCAATCCCATCTATCTCTAATAAATCCTCCATCTTCTGAAATGGGCCATGTTCTTCTCGATATTTCATAATACTTTCCGCCTTTTTAGATCCAATCCCTGTTATTTTTTCAATTTGTTCTTTTGAAGCTGCATTAATGCGAACCTTTCCATCTTGCTTTGACAAGCCATCTACTTTCTCCCCATCCTCCCCCTTCCTTGGAACATGAAGAAGCATTTGATCTTGTACGATTTGCGCTAAATTCACTTTCATTACATCCGCCTCTAGTAAAAACCCCCCTGCTTTTTCAATCCCATCTTTTACTCGATCTCCTTCTTTCATCTCATATACACCTTCCCTATGCACAGCCCCTTTTATATCAATCATAATTACTTTTTTCTCTTCCTTCGCATCCGTTACTTTCAACTTACTTTTTTTCTCATCATTCTTTGTATAAACATCCGTTTGAATTGCCAATTGTTCACTTTTTTGCCTCGTTTGCCAAAAAAAAATCAAAGCTATAACTCCAATAGCGCATAACAAAGCAATCCATTTCTTTTGAAAATTCCACATCATTTTATGCCTCCAATCATAAATTCACAACATCATTCATATTGTTTAGGAGAAAGCTGTTACGAAGGAGGGATGAAACATTGAACATAGGAATTATAGGGACAGGAAACATGGGGAATATACTAATCGATGCATTTTTAGAAACCCATGCTGTCAAACCTTCGTGCCTTACTATTATTAATCGGACGCCTGCCAAAGCATATCATATAAAGGAAAAATACCCTTCTGTTCATATAGCAAAAACAATACAAGAGGTCACCGAGCGATCTCAGCTTATTTTCATCTGTGTTAAACCTTTAGATATCTACCCAATCTTACAAAAACATGCCGCTTACTTTTCAGATGAAAAATGTTTAGTTTCTATTACAAGTCCTATATCACCATCACAATTAGAAACTATTGTACCTTGCCATGTGGCACGTATCATTCCAAGTATCACAAACCGTGCATCTTCTGGCGCATCACTTTTTACATTTGGAAAGAATTGTTCCGAAGAATGGCAACAAAAGCTACTACGTTTATTCAAAAACATTTCTACCCCTCTTGAAATCGGAGAGGACATAACACGCGTTTCATCTGATATTGCAAGCTGCGGTCCGGCATTCTTCAGTTATTTATTACAATGTTTTATTAACGCTGCTGTAGAGAAAACAAATATTACACACGAGGAAGCAACTACTTTAGCAAGTGAAATGGTTATAGGAATGGGGAAACTACTGGAAAAAGAATTTTTCACATTACCGACTTTACAAGAGAAAGTTTGTGTAAAAGGTGGGGTTA
The DNA window shown above is from Bacillus clarus and carries:
- a CDS encoding ComE operon protein 2; its protein translation is MERISWDQYFMTQSHLLSLRSTCTRLAVGATIVRDKRIIAGGYNGSIKGGVHCIDEGCYVIDNHCVRTIHAEMNALLQCAKFGVKTDDAEIYVTHFPCLQCCKAIIQSGITAVYYAQDYKNHPYAVELFEQANVTVKHVPLEYDITSLEEQDRHLQLKELFTSLEKDDVTMEELQHVFAKVKQML
- a CDS encoding helix-hairpin-helix domain-containing protein, with the translated sequence MMWNFQKKWIALLCAIGVIALIFFWQTRQKSEQLAIQTDVYTKNDEKKSKLKVTDAKEEKKVIMIDIKGAVHREGVYEMKEGDRVKDGIEKAGGFLLEADVMKVNLAQIVQDQMLLHVPRKGEDGEKVDGLSKQDGKVRINAASKEQIEKITGIGSKKAESIMKYREEHGPFQKMEDLLEIDGIGVKSLEKIKEQIIIP
- the comER gene encoding late competence protein ComER, producing the protein MNIGIIGTGNMGNILIDAFLETHAVKPSCLTIINRTPAKAYHIKEKYPSVHIAKTIQEVTERSQLIFICVKPLDIYPILQKHAAYFSDEKCLVSITSPISPSQLETIVPCHVARIIPSITNRASSGASLFTFGKNCSEEWQQKLLRLFKNISTPLEIGEDITRVSSDIASCGPAFFSYLLQCFINAAVEKTNITHEEATTLASEMVIGMGKLLEKEFFTLPTLQEKVCVKGGVTGEGIRILEGHVGDMFHKLFERTHEKYDEDLKGVEQQFNKHT